In Kwoniella shivajii chromosome 9, complete sequence, one genomic interval encodes:
- a CDS encoding peptidyl-prolyl cis-trans isomerase-like 3 translates to MSVTLHTTHGDIKMEIFCESVPRAAENFLALSASGAYDNTLFHRNIKGFMIQGGDPSGTGKGGQSIYGTPFNDEIRQTLRFNNRGIVAMANGGPDTNKSQFFITYGKQPSLDGKYTIFGKVIDGLDTTLDTMERVPVNAKNRPLAEIKLSSITIHANPIADQVK, encoded by the exons ATG TCAGTAACATTACACACCACTCATGGGGATATCAAG ATGGAGATATTTTGTGAATCAGTGCCTCGTGCGGCAGAG AATTTCTTAGCACTGTCTGCATCAGGAGCATACGATAATACTCTGTTCCATCGAAATATAAAAGGATTCATGATACAAGGTGGTGACCCATCGGGAACTGGAAAAGGTGGTCAGAGTATATATGGAACTCCGTTCAACGATGAGATCAGACAGACTTTGCGG TTCAATAATAGAGGGATAGTGGCCATGGCGAATGGAGGTCCAGATACGAACAAATCGCAA TTCTTCATAACGTATGGTAAGCAGCCTAGCTTAGATGGTAAATATACGATATTTGGCAA AGTCATAGATGGATTGGATACGACGCTAGATACAATGGAAAGAGTACCTGTGAACGCCAAGAATAGACCATTagcagaaatcaaattgaGCAGCATAACAATACATGCTAATCCAATCGCGGATCAGGTGAAGTAA